The genomic region GCGCTCGCGGGGCTTGATCCCAAAATCAAGTGCGATAAATTTCTGGCCAGATTCGATCGACTGAATAAACTGGGGGCAAGACTTATAGCTCATCAATCGTTGGCTGCCCCAAATCGCGCGGGTGAACTGGACTTCGACCCGTTGCTCTGTCACAGGGGTGAAATCAGCCACTACGCTGATAATTCCTTCCAAAAAGGGGATTCCTTTTACTTCCGCAATATTGTAAATTCTCGAATCAGCGGTGCGGATGCACTGATAGATCGCCCCTAAGTTCAACAATGGGATGCGATCGATCCCCAGGAGTTCGCCGCTCGTTGTGTAAAGCAGTTGCCAATCACCTTCTAGTAGCGCTGTTGCGTTTAGGGGGTTGGGATTGGGGTTGCGGTCTTCCAGTTGGGCGATCGCGGCCGCAATGGCAACGCGCTCTTCCGGTGTGGCGGTAATGCCGCGATTACAATCGGCTAAACGCTCAAGTAGTGCGGCTTTTTCCAGCATGGCGACTTCTCAATATCTTCCCGGTATTCACGTTAAACGGTATTGGTTAAATCGGCAGAGTTTGTCAGTTGAGCATGACTGATTGATTCTCGTTACAAAACTCAGTATTTATTCACTGAAGTTTGTAGCGATCGCTATTCCGATCCCGTGTATAACCATGTGGCTAACAAATTCCCCAAATTCACCGGATTCAATGTTTTCACGGTGTACAGAGTCCGTATAAGCCAGATTGTCTTCTGTAGCTTATTTTGTTGGCCATCTAAGTAGGCCGTTGCCCGAGTCACTGCGCATCGCTGATTTTAGATGGGGAATCTCCCAGAATACTTGCCTCAAATCTACGGAGCAGTGATAAACTCTGGGTACTTTAGAAGCGGTGGTGTGCTTGAGATGACCGAAACGGTTGCCAAGCGAGCACTTGCGGAATTATAAGTCGCTGTTAGTCAGACGTTACCGTAATTGATCTGTTTTTCATCCTCAAAGAGAATCCTATGGTTTATAACCCATCCCTTCAGGAGAAATCGCGTCAGCAACCGGCGCCCATCATTCCGACGGAGCGTCAGGCTTCGATCCTGGATTGGTTGGAGGCGTCTGGTCGTTTACTCGCGCGTGAATCCAGTGATCCGGAATATAAGGATGACGAGGCGGAAATCAACGCCTTGATGGGGAGTGAAGATAATTCCTTTGAGGAAGAGGAAGAGGATGACGATGATGATGATCTAGATCTAGAAGACTAGATCTAGTTTGCATCGCCTGAAATTGGTAATGCATTAGATCTTTGCAGTTTTTCCGAGAGGGTATCGAGAAGTCACTTTTTGGGTTCTCTACTTTTGCTCAGAAATTTCTGCTTGTGGTGTGTGTGTAATTAGTGTGGAAGTGAACGCATCGTGGACGCTAAGCTATTAAGCAGCCAGAAATTTACGGTATCAGGCACGCGTCTGTTTACCTTTATCGCCTGCGGTCTGACAGCAGCAGCAGTGATTTTAGACAATGTTTCGGGTCAGAGTTCGTTGCAGATTAAGTCGCTGACAGTACCATTACTGCTTTCGACGTTGGCGACGGCGGCGGTCGGTTATTGGGCCGTGCCGATGCTGCGCAACCTCAAGGCGGGCCAAATTATCCGGGAAGATGGGCCGCAGTCCCACCTGAAGAAAGCCGGTACTCCGACGATGGGCGGGGCCTTCTTTGTTCCCGTTGCCCTCGTGCTGTCGCTATTGCTGACAGGGTTTGCGCCAAAGGTTGTGGCTGTCTGTGCGTTGACTGGGTTTTATGGCTTGATTGGATTTGTCGATGACTGGCAAATCATTCGCAAAAAGTCTAATAAAGGAATTTCGCCGCGGGCCAAGATGCTGTTGCAGGTATCGGGTGCAGCGGCTTTCTGCCTCTGGATGATGACCCAGGTGCAAGGCGTTGATTTCAGCGCTGTACTTCTCCCGTTTGGCATGGTGTTGCCCCTCGGCGTGCTCTTTTGGGCCTTGGCTGGCTTCGTGTTGGTGGCAGAAAGTAATGCCACTAACTTGACTGATGGAGTGGACGGCTTAGCCGGTGGCACTGTGGCGATCGCCCTCCTTGGTTTGGGCGAAATCGCTGGACGTGCTGGGGCACCGGAATTAATGGTCTTCTGTGCGGCGATGAGTGGATCCTGCCTGGGCTTTTTGGCTTATAACCGTAATCCTGCCCGAGTATTTATGGGTGATACGGGTTCATTGGCCTTGGGCGGTGCTTTAGCTGCTGTGGGATTGGTGACTAACTCACTGTTTGCCTTGCTGATTCTCAGTGGCTTGTTCTTCTGGGAAACGGTTTCGGTGATTATCCAAGTTTCGTACTATAAGGCGACGAAGGATGAGCATGGTTTGGGACAACGCTTCTTCAAGATGTCACCGTTCCACAACCACCTCGAGCTAAGTGGTTGGACTGAGACGAAGATCGTTACTTGGTTCTACCTTGTGACCGCGTTCTTGGCGATCGTTGGAATTGCGATTCGCTAGGTGCAAAAAAGATTTGTGGAAAATTTCCGCAGAAAGTGAGTCATGGACAAAGAATATTTGTTATCATGGCTCACGACACCTGGAGAGGTGGCTGAGCGGTTGAAAGCGGCTCCCTGCTAAGGAGTTATGGGGTGTAAACTTCATCGAGGGTTCGAATCCCTCCCTCTCCGTTGAAGAAAAGAATTTCCGAGGGGTTCACTAAAAATATAGTAAACCCTTTGTTTTTGGGGTGGTGCGGTTTCTGGTTGAGCCTGCACCACCGAACTCTAGGGAACTGCTGTAAGATAAGGCTGCATTGACGAAGCCCGATTTAAGAGGAGTGTTTTATGGTCAGCCGATTAAAGCAGTTAACTGTAGCAGGGATGGCCTTGTCCCTGAGCTTGACAACGATCGCTTGTCAGGAAGCCGAAGGCCCGGATGGTCAGGCAACAAGTGGTGCGGCGGGTGAAGCACCAAAGGAGTTGAAAATTGGTTCGTTGCTGCCTGCGACTGGTGATCTCTCTGCGTTGGGTGCACCGATGATTGCTTCGGTGCCATTGTTGGTGGATAAGGTCAATACTTGTGGTGGGGTGAATGGTGCGCCGGTGAAGCTGGTGGCTAATGTGGACGACCAAACGAATGAGGCTGCTGGTACTGAAGGTATGAAACGCCTCGTATCGGTGGATAAGGTCGCTGGTGTAGTGGGTTCCTTCGCCAGTAGCGTTTCTAGTGCTGCCTTAACGGTGGCAGTGCGGAATAAGGTAATGTTGGTTTCTCCTGGTAGCACCAACCCTAAATTTACCGATCGGGCCAAAGCCGGTGAATTCAAGGGGTATTGGACGAGAACTGCGCCTTCCGATACATATCAAGCGCCAGCGCTCGCTAAGCTCGCCTACGAGAAAGGCGGTTTGCGCAAAGTCGCAGTGCTGTCGATCAACAATGACTACGGCGTTGGCTTTGAAAAGGAATTTATCAAGGCATTCAAGGCGCTGGGTGGCACAATCACGAACGAAGATAAGCCAGTGCGCTATGACCCGAAGGCGACGACTTTCCGGACAGAAGTAGCGGAAGCATTCAAAGGTAAGCCTGATGCAGTTGCCGGCATCATGTACGGCGAAACGGGTAGCCAAATTATGAAAACGGCCTTTGAGCAAGGTCTGAGCAAAGATA from Romeriopsis navalis LEGE 11480 harbors:
- a CDS encoding PAP/fibrillin family protein, yielding MLEKAALLERLADCNRGITATPEERVAIAAAIAQLEDRNPNPNPLNATALLEGDWQLLYTTSGELLGIDRIPLLNLGAIYQCIRTADSRIYNIAEVKGIPFLEGIISVVADFTPVTEQRVEVQFTRAIWGSQRLMSYKSCPQFIQSIESGQKFIALDFGIKPRERNGWLDITYLDADLRIGRGNVGSLFVLKKV
- a CDS encoding DUF3134 domain-containing protein, with the translated sequence MVYNPSLQEKSRQQPAPIIPTERQASILDWLEASGRLLARESSDPEYKDDEAEINALMGSEDNSFEEEEEDDDDDDLDLED
- the mraY gene encoding phospho-N-acetylmuramoyl-pentapeptide-transferase, with the protein product MDAKLLSSQKFTVSGTRLFTFIACGLTAAAVILDNVSGQSSLQIKSLTVPLLLSTLATAAVGYWAVPMLRNLKAGQIIREDGPQSHLKKAGTPTMGGAFFVPVALVLSLLLTGFAPKVVAVCALTGFYGLIGFVDDWQIIRKKSNKGISPRAKMLLQVSGAAAFCLWMMTQVQGVDFSAVLLPFGMVLPLGVLFWALAGFVLVAESNATNLTDGVDGLAGGTVAIALLGLGEIAGRAGAPELMVFCAAMSGSCLGFLAYNRNPARVFMGDTGSLALGGALAAVGLVTNSLFALLILSGLFFWETVSVIIQVSYYKATKDEHGLGQRFFKMSPFHNHLELSGWTETKIVTWFYLVTAFLAIVGIAIR
- a CDS encoding ABC transporter substrate-binding protein produces the protein MVSRLKQLTVAGMALSLSLTTIACQEAEGPDGQATSGAAGEAPKELKIGSLLPATGDLSALGAPMIASVPLLVDKVNTCGGVNGAPVKLVANVDDQTNEAAGTEGMKRLVSVDKVAGVVGSFASSVSSAALTVAVRNKVMLVSPGSTNPKFTDRAKAGEFKGYWTRTAPSDTYQAPALAKLAYEKGGLRKVAVLSINNDYGVGFEKEFIKAFKALGGTITNEDKPVRYDPKATTFRTEVAEAFKGKPDAVAGIMYGETGSQIMKTAFEQGLSKDIPFLLTDGMYAGDLADKVGKTSDGKYIAAGALGTIPGSTGTALKDFSKIWEDKLKKPVEAYAPHAWDAAALLVLAAEAAKLNTGEGIQSKIREIANAPGEEVSDVCQALKLLKDGKEINYQGASGNVDINAQGDVLGSYDIWTINDSGKIETIGNVTPESN